In a single window of the Deltaproteobacteria bacterium HGW-Deltaproteobacteria-6 genome:
- a CDS encoding cation transporter — protein sequence MTTHQHSHHQNMEGSWGRRLLASMAMNLLIPAVQIYGGIVSGSMALISDALHNLSDFVSLVINYAALIIGKRGPTEKHTFGYKRVEIFATLISVALLYGAAFYIAIQAWQRFLEPQPITGQIVIWIALLGFAGNILSALLLHAGSKINLNMKSAFLHMLADAATSLGVAALGILWIFKPWYWLDPLFSWLIVAMILYSGWGLLKDSFLILMNATPPGIDLGEIQKSLESLDGVTDIHDLHVWNPSADSIALAVHITVPDQMLGSVDELAVKVRTMLAAEFKINHPTLQFESNSCNGGKLLCQTAGDKHHPHTH from the coding sequence ATGACGACACATCAGCATAGCCATCATCAAAACATGGAAGGATCCTGGGGCAGGCGTCTGCTCGCTTCCATGGCCATGAATCTGCTCATTCCGGCGGTGCAGATTTACGGCGGCATAGTATCGGGCAGTATGGCGCTGATCAGCGATGCGCTGCATAATTTAAGCGACTTTGTTTCGCTCGTCATCAACTATGCGGCATTGATTATTGGAAAACGCGGACCGACGGAAAAGCATACCTTCGGCTATAAACGCGTGGAAATATTTGCCACGTTGATCAGCGTTGCTCTTTTATACGGCGCGGCTTTCTATATTGCCATACAGGCCTGGCAGAGATTTCTTGAACCGCAGCCCATTACCGGACAAATAGTGATCTGGATTGCCCTGCTTGGTTTCGCAGGCAACATTCTTTCCGCTCTCTTGCTGCATGCCGGATCGAAAATCAATTTAAATATGAAAAGCGCTTTCCTGCATATGCTGGCTGATGCGGCGACGTCACTGGGCGTCGCCGCACTCGGCATTCTGTGGATCTTTAAACCCTGGTACTGGCTCGATCCCTTGTTTTCCTGGTTGATTGTCGCCATGATTTTATACAGCGGATGGGGTCTATTGAAGGACAGTTTTCTGATTTTGATGAATGCGACGCCGCCGGGAATCGATTTGGGAGAAATTCAAAAGTCACTGGAATCCCTTGACGGCGTCACGGATATTCATGACCTGCATGTCTGGAACCCGTCTGCCGACAGCATTGCCCTGGCCGTGCACATTACCGTCCCGGATCAGATGCTGGGAAGCGTTGATGAACTGGCCGTGAAGGTCCGCACCATGCTTGCCGCAGAATTTAAAATTAATCATCCGACCCTGCAGTTTGAAAGCAACAGCTGCAATGGCGGAAAACTTTTATGCCAGACAGCCGGAGACAAACACCATCCGCACACCCATTAG
- a CDS encoding enoyl-CoA hydratase (Catalyzes the reversible hydration of unsaturated fatty acyl-CoA to beta-hydroxyacyl-CoA) — MDIKTSKNSGILTIEFNRPDKKNSITSDMYQMMADAIADGEKDPAVRVILFCGQPEMFSAGNDLEDFMNAKEHVGERPVAQFLRNLSGAAKPVIAAVSGMAIGIGVTMLLHCDQIYAAEHTKFSMPFAKLGLCPEFGSSKLLPEMIGHTRAAELLFFGESFSAEQAFDMGLVNKVLPSADLMSYAYAQAAKLVILPASSLRTTKRLMKARHADAVIAQMIEENNDFSAMLQSPEAKEAFAAFFERRKPDFSKFS, encoded by the coding sequence ATGGACATCAAAACAAGCAAAAACAGCGGAATCCTCACTATTGAATTCAACCGTCCGGACAAGAAAAACTCGATCACGTCAGACATGTATCAAATGATGGCCGATGCCATTGCGGACGGCGAAAAAGATCCGGCCGTGCGTGTCATCCTGTTTTGTGGCCAGCCCGAGATGTTTTCCGCAGGGAACGACCTGGAGGATTTCATGAACGCCAAAGAACACGTCGGAGAACGGCCGGTGGCGCAGTTTCTACGCAATCTCAGCGGGGCTGCCAAGCCGGTGATTGCCGCCGTCTCCGGAATGGCCATCGGCATCGGCGTGACCATGCTGCTGCATTGTGATCAGATTTACGCGGCCGAACACACGAAGTTTTCGATGCCGTTTGCCAAGCTGGGGTTGTGCCCGGAATTCGGCTCCAGCAAATTGCTGCCGGAAATGATCGGTCATACCCGCGCGGCCGAATTGCTGTTTTTCGGAGAATCTTTTTCCGCCGAACAGGCCTTTGATATGGGGCTGGTTAATAAAGTGCTGCCATCGGCGGATCTGATGAGTTATGCTTACGCGCAGGCGGCAAAGCTGGTCATTCTTCCGGCATCATCCCTGCGCACAACCAAACGTTTAATGAAGGCCCGTCATGCCGATGCAGTCATCGCTCAGATGATCGAAGAAAACAATGACTTCAGCGCCATGCTCCAGTCGCCGGAAGCCAAAGAAGCATTTGCTGCATTCTTTGAGCGGCGCAAACCTGATTTTTCGAAATTTTCTTAA
- a CDS encoding alcohol dehydrogenase — protein MRAVVFDASLRVVDDYPVPELRPGWARIHIQTAGICKTDLELIKGYRGFKGVLGHEFIGVVEACGQKGWIGKKVVGEINAACGHCEWCRKGLGHHCPARTTLGIMNHDGCMADYCILPVSNLIEIPPDVSDDRAVFTEPLSAACEIIEQLPLTGTERAVVLGDGRLGILCAWALSTVLSDVTLVGHHPEKLQIAKWRHIQTATDPAGVSEGADIVVDATGSATGLNDAIRLCRPRGTIVLKTTIANQCDINLAPVVVNEINIIGSRCGQFRDGIKMLQGYPDMPLTRLITDRYPIAGALAAFDRATRPDAIKVLLQINALPEFSREVI, from the coding sequence ATGCGGGCGGTTGTTTTTGACGCCTCTCTCCGCGTTGTTGACGATTATCCGGTGCCTGAGCTTCGTCCAGGTTGGGCAAGAATCCATATTCAAACGGCGGGGATCTGCAAAACGGATTTGGAGTTAATAAAAGGCTACCGGGGATTTAAAGGAGTGCTCGGCCACGAATTTATCGGCGTGGTGGAAGCCTGCGGCCAGAAAGGCTGGATCGGAAAAAAAGTGGTTGGTGAAATCAATGCCGCCTGCGGACATTGTGAGTGGTGTCGTAAGGGATTGGGGCATCATTGTCCGGCGAGGACAACGCTGGGCATCATGAATCACGACGGGTGCATGGCCGATTATTGCATCTTGCCTGTCAGCAATTTAATTGAAATCCCCCCGGATGTTTCCGACGACCGGGCGGTGTTTACAGAACCGCTGTCCGCGGCGTGCGAAATCATTGAACAGCTGCCGCTTACCGGAACGGAACGCGCCGTTGTCCTGGGCGACGGACGGTTGGGCATTCTCTGCGCGTGGGCGTTGTCTACCGTTTTATCCGATGTTACCCTGGTTGGGCATCACCCGGAAAAGCTGCAAATAGCGAAGTGGCGGCATATTCAAACCGCTACCGACCCGGCAGGTGTCAGTGAAGGGGCAGATATTGTTGTGGATGCCACCGGCTCGGCGACCGGATTGAATGATGCAATCAGGCTCTGCCGTCCCCGCGGCACCATTGTCCTGAAAACAACCATTGCCAACCAGTGCGATATTAACCTTGCGCCGGTGGTCGTAAACGAAATCAATATTATCGGATCAAGATGCGGACAGTTCCGGGACGGGATAAAAATGCTGCAAGGCTATCCGGATATGCCGCTTACGCGGCTCATCACGGATCGATACCCTATTGCAGGAGCCCTTGCGGCCTTTGATCGCGCAACCCGACCCGATGCCATAAAGGTCTTGCTGCAGATCAATGCTTTGCCGGAATTTTCAAGAGAGGTCATCTGA
- a CDS encoding aminodeoxychorismate synthase, component I yields MNLNKNIVILETLRKDKENSQNFLFADPVKIITCKKPADLPRCFRQMEIYRQKGYYLAGFFSYELGYFIEEILNSHCPKYDYPLIWFGVYKEPVRRLPFSSENENMDYYLSEPRLAINYPQYEQAIKIIKNRIACGETYQINYTSRYDFNFIGSIFDFYDRLKKNQRVSYSALINYDGNAIISLSPELFFRIDAKQNIMVKPMKGTAPLSASAHWLRYDMKNTSENVMIVDLLRNDLGRICLPGQVKVKKLFEVEKYETLLQMTSTVTGKLQPGLGIFDLVKSLFPCGSVTGAPKIQSMKIIRILEKEPRDIYTGAIGYFAPDGQAVFNVAIRTIDLQYQQDNQYRARMGIGGGIVDDSRPEEEFAECRLKAKFLINNMPEFALIETMLFTNGKIQYLNRHLQRLKSSAEFFSIPCSVKGIRAALNSYVEKLTGSIRLRLLLETGGNIMIQHQPVPPRPAHQLIAVSRHKTNSGDPFLYHKTTRRTLYDEEFKKYSAQGYFDVLFRNKKDEITEGAISNIFVSVKGHWYTPPLSCGLLNGIMRQRTIKKLNAREKVLQASDVEKADKIILTNSIRGMTEVIYQSKY; encoded by the coding sequence ATGAATTTGAATAAAAACATTGTCATCCTGGAAACACTCCGCAAGGATAAGGAGAATTCGCAAAACTTCCTGTTTGCGGACCCGGTAAAAATTATTACCTGCAAAAAGCCGGCGGACCTGCCAAGGTGTTTCCGGCAAATGGAAATCTACCGGCAGAAAGGTTATTACCTGGCCGGTTTCTTTTCCTACGAACTGGGATACTTTATCGAAGAAATCTTAAATTCACACTGCCCGAAATACGACTATCCGCTGATCTGGTTCGGTGTTTATAAGGAACCGGTCCGGCGACTGCCTTTTTCTTCTGAAAATGAAAACATGGATTACTATTTATCAGAACCCCGACTGGCCATCAACTATCCGCAATACGAACAAGCGATTAAAATAATCAAAAACCGTATTGCCTGCGGTGAAACGTATCAGATCAACTACACGTCCCGCTATGATTTTAATTTTATCGGCAGCATCTTTGATTTTTATGACCGGCTGAAAAAAAATCAACGGGTTTCTTATTCGGCCCTCATCAATTATGACGGCAACGCCATCATTTCCCTGTCACCCGAACTTTTTTTCCGCATCGATGCGAAGCAGAACATCATGGTCAAACCAATGAAAGGCACCGCGCCGCTTTCGGCTTCCGCACACTGGCTGCGATACGACATGAAAAACACCAGTGAAAATGTCATGATTGTTGATTTGCTCAGAAATGATCTGGGCCGGATTTGTTTGCCCGGGCAGGTTAAAGTAAAAAAACTTTTCGAAGTGGAAAAATATGAAACGTTATTGCAGATGACCTCCACCGTCACCGGAAAATTGCAGCCGGGGCTTGGAATATTCGACTTGGTCAAAAGCCTGTTCCCCTGCGGTTCCGTCACCGGCGCGCCCAAGATTCAAAGCATGAAAATTATCCGGATACTGGAAAAAGAGCCGCGGGATATTTATACAGGCGCCATTGGTTATTTTGCCCCGGACGGGCAGGCTGTTTTTAACGTGGCCATCCGGACCATCGATCTTCAATATCAGCAGGACAATCAATATCGGGCCCGCATGGGAATCGGCGGGGGTATTGTTGATGATTCCCGACCGGAAGAAGAATTCGCGGAATGCCGGCTCAAGGCAAAATTCCTGATCAACAATATGCCGGAATTTGCGCTGATTGAAACCATGCTTTTCACGAATGGAAAAATTCAATATTTGAACCGGCATTTGCAGCGTTTAAAATCTTCGGCTGAATTTTTCTCCATCCCTTGCTCCGTTAAAGGAATCAGGGCTGCCTTGAACAGCTATGTGGAAAAGCTGACCGGCAGCATCCGCCTGCGTCTGTTATTGGAAACCGGGGGGAACATCATGATTCAACATCAACCGGTTCCTCCACGCCCCGCCCACCAGCTTATCGCCGTTTCCAGGCATAAAACAAACTCAGGCGATCCTTTTTTATATCACAAAACAACAAGGCGGACGCTGTACGATGAAGAGTTTAAAAAATATTCGGCGCAGGGTTATTTCGATGTTCTTTTCCGCAATAAAAAAGATGAAATCACCGAAGGCGCGATATCCAATATCTTTGTCTCGGTCAAAGGCCACTGGTACACGCCGCCGCTTTCCTGCGGCTTATTAAACGGTATTATGAGGCAGCGGACGATCAAGAAGCTCAACGCCCGGGAAAAAGTTCTACAGGCAAGCGATGTGGAAAAAGCAGACAAGATCATTCTGACCAATTCCATCCGGGGCATGACCGAGGTCATTTATCAGTCAAAATATTAA
- a CDS encoding antitoxin yields the protein MRKEYDFSKAKKNPYASMLKKQVTIRLDESTVDYFKNLANEAGIPYQTLINLYLRDCAASERKLSMHWKVAS from the coding sequence ATGAGAAAAGAATATGATTTTTCAAAAGCAAAAAAGAATCCTTACGCAAGTATGCTTAAGAAGCAAGTAACGATTAGATTAGATGAGAGTACCGTAGATTATTTCAAAAATCTTGCTAATGAAGCGGGTATTCCTTACCAAACATTAATCAATCTTTATTTAAGAGATTGTGCCGCTTCTGAGCGTAAGCTTTCCATGCATTGGAAAGTGGCATCTTGA
- a CDS encoding CopG family transcriptional regulator, producing MKSKTKYTEEPMGHLRVVKDFLPPPDKLVLKEDNVKVTISLKKSSISFFKEQAKTQKTSYQRMIREVIDWYATHYQKSA from the coding sequence ATGAAGAGCAAAACAAAATATACTGAAGAACCTATGGGACATTTGAGAGTCGTTAAAGACTTTCTCCCACCCCCGGATAAGTTAGTGCTGAAAGAAGATAACGTAAAGGTAACTATTTCTTTGAAGAAATCCAGCATATCCTTCTTCAAAGAACAGGCAAAAACACAAAAGACTTCATATCAAAGAATGATAAGAGAAGTAATTGATTGGTACGCTACGCATTATCAAAAGAGCGCATAA
- a CDS encoding efflux RND transporter periplasmic adaptor subunit, with protein sequence MSRRTRYPYQYLYFTVCFCLAGWGFPIVEGHAAEHVLRGLLEPSAVIELRTQVPGIIEEVPVERGDHITKGQVLVRLKSGVEKAQADLAQTRFEFGKRKVQRNAELYKKQLLSSHEKDEMETELRIAELQFQEATEKLRLRTILSPINGVVVKRALSPGDYAGEGQGQGPIMTIARIDPINVELVVPVSLYKSIRKGMEATVRPEKPAGVVYRGKVVIVDEVIDAASGTFGVRIELPNPSGSVSAGLNCQVRILTR encoded by the coding sequence ATGTCACGAAGGACGCGGTATCCATATCAATATTTGTATTTCACGGTTTGTTTCTGCCTCGCGGGGTGGGGATTTCCGATAGTGGAAGGGCATGCGGCGGAGCATGTGTTAAGGGGCCTTCTGGAACCCAGCGCCGTGATCGAATTGCGGACTCAGGTGCCGGGCATTATCGAAGAGGTGCCGGTTGAGCGGGGTGATCACATCACCAAAGGACAGGTTCTCGTCCGGCTGAAATCAGGAGTGGAAAAAGCACAGGCTGATCTTGCGCAGACCCGGTTTGAATTCGGGAAGCGCAAGGTGCAAAGGAACGCGGAACTTTACAAGAAGCAACTGCTTTCCAGTCATGAAAAGGACGAAATGGAAACGGAACTCCGGATTGCGGAACTGCAGTTTCAGGAGGCAACGGAAAAACTCAGGCTGCGCACGATCCTGAGTCCGATCAATGGCGTTGTCGTTAAGCGGGCGCTCAGCCCGGGGGATTATGCCGGTGAAGGCCAGGGCCAGGGGCCCATCATGACCATTGCCCGCATCGATCCCATCAACGTGGAACTGGTTGTCCCCGTTTCTCTCTATAAATCCATCCGCAAGGGAATGGAAGCGACCGTGCGGCCCGAAAAGCCGGCAGGCGTGGTGTATCGTGGAAAAGTCGTGATTGTCGATGAAGTCATTGATGCGGCCAGCGGCACTTTCGGTGTTCGCATTGAGTTGCCGAACCCGTCCGGCAGCGTATCGGCCGGTTTGAACTGTCAGGTCCGCATTCTTACCAGATGA